GTCGGACAGCAGCGCCGCCTTCGGCTTGGCGCCGACGATCTGCTTGACCGGCTGCCCGTCCTTGAACAGCAGCAGCGTCGGGACGGACATCACCTGGTAGTCGCGCGAGATGCTGGGGTTCTGGTCGATGTCGAGCTTGGCGACGGTGATCTTGTCGCCGTGCTCGGCGGCGATCTCCTCCAGGACCGGGGCGACCATCTTGCACGGGCCGCACCAGGTGGCCCAGAAGTCGACCAGCACGGGCTTGTCGCTCTCCAGGACCTCGCTCTTGAAGCTGTTGGCGTCGACGGTCACGGTGTTGCCGGCCATGTCATCTCCCTCTCGGTTGTCAGCTCAGTTCGCCGCGCCGTAGCCGCCGCCGACGAGCTCGGTGGCGACCTCAGCGGCCGGCGTGTCGTGTTCGGCGAGCCAGCGCTCGGCGTCGATGGCCGCGGCGCAGCCCGAGCCGGCGGCGGTGATGGCCTGCCGGTAGGTGCGGTCCACCAGGTCGCCGGCCGCGAACACACCGGGGACGCCGGTGTGCGTGGTGGGCTGCTGGACCTGCACGTAGCCCTCGTCGTCGACGGTGACCTGGTCGCGCACCAGCTCGCTGCGCGGGTCGTGCCCGATGGCGACGAACATGCCGGTCACCGCCAGCTCGGAGGTCTCGCCGGTGACCGTGTCGCGCAGCGTGAGCCCGCTGACGCTGCCCTCACCGAGCACCTCGGTGACCGTCTTGTTGGTCAGCCACTTGATCTTGTCGTTGCCGCGGGCCCGCTCCAGCATGATCTTGGAGGCGCGGAACTCGTCGCGGCGGTGGATGATCGTCACCGACCGCGCGAAGCGGGTCAGGAAGGTGGCCTCCTCCATCGCCGAGTCACCGCCGCCGACCACGGCGATGTCCTGGTCGCGGAAGAAGAAGCCGTCGCAGGTCGCGCAGGCCGACACGCCGTGGCCGAGCAGCCGCTCCTCGCCCGGCACGCCCAGGTAGCGCGCGGCCGCGCCCATGGCCAGGATGACCGCCTTGGCGCGGTACTCCACGCCGTTGGCCAGGACCGTCTTCACCTCACCGGTCAGGTCGAGGCGCTCGACGTCCTCGGCGCGCAGCTCGGCGCCGAAGCGCTCGGCCTGGGAACGCATCTGCTCCATCAGGTCGGGACCCATGATCCCGTCCTTGAAACCGGGGTAGTTCTCCACGTCGGTGGTGGTCATCAACGCACCACCGAACTGGGTCCCCTCGAAGACCAGTGGTTCGAGCTCCGCCCGCGCGGCGTACACCGCAGCGGTGTACCCGGCCGGACCGGAGCCCACGATGATCACGTTGCGGACGTCGCCAGTCACCGCGCCCCTTCCGTCGTTGCGTCCCCGCCGCGCTCGGCGCGCGACCGTACCCGGCTCAACGCGATCCTATTCGGCTCTGTTCCCGATCGACGGACGCCGGTGCTGCAGGGCACAACGGCGCCGTGGGCGGGGGCCACGGTCGGCGTGGGCACCGTGGTCCCCACCCACGGGAGTCGGCGGTCCCCGGCGCCGACTGCGCGCCGGGTCAGCCGCCGAAGGTGGAGTCCGAGATCGTGGCGGGGTTGTCCGGACCGCAGTCCGGGGCGACGGTGAGGAGGCGGAACCGGCCGGCTTCGCCGGTGGGCAGCACCAGCAGCTGGGCCGGTCGTCCGTCGAGCGTGATCTCCCGCGCGCCGAGCGGCTTGCCGCTGGTCACGCCGTTGGCCTGCAGGCACCCGAGGAGCTGCTGGGGTTCGTTGAGCGCACCGAGGTACTGCTGGCTGGTGAGCGCGTCGGCGAACTGCGGGCCGGTGAGGTGGACCTGCCCGCCCTGCAGCGCCAGCGGTGGTTTCGAGCCGGGTGCCGGGGCCGGCGGCTGCGCCTGGGGCACGCCGCTGTCCCGCGTGCCGGTGGGCAGCACCGCGAACACGACCGCGGCGGCTGCGGCGGCGACGCCGACCAGCCCGGCGCCGAGGGTGAAGCGCCGCCTGCGGCGCTGCTTGGCCGCCGCGAAGTCGACCACCTGGCCGCCGCCGGCCGGAGCGGTCGGCGCGGCGGTCTGCTGCTGCTCGGTCCAGGCCCGGACCTCGTCTTCCAGCGCGGCCTCGATGCGTGCCGACACGTCGTCGGGGATCGTCAGCGACGGCAGCGCGGCGAGGTCTGCGCTGGTGGCCTCCAGCGCCGCCAGGATCTCCTGGGCCTCCGGGTCGTCCTGGACCTGGTTGCGCAGCTCTTCAGCGGTCTGCTCGTCGAGCACCCCGGCGTGGAGATCCGCTAGCTGGTCCAGGGACCACGGTGGCCCCTGCGGCGCCCCCGCGCGCCGGTGTTCGCCACTCATCGTCCCTCCCGTCGACGCATGGCAATCGCGTCATCTGGGACGTTCGCATCTGCACTTGGGTTCCGCAGGTGTCCCAGAAGTTTGGCGAGCTTGGCACGCCCCCTCGCGCACCGGCTCTTCACCGTGCCCTCGGCGATGCCGAAGACGGCCGCCGCCTCGGCCACCGAGTACCCCTCGACGTCCACGAGCACGATCGCGGTCCGCTGGTCCTCGGGGAGCTCGGCGAGCGCGTCCTGCACGGCCATCTTGGTGTCCTGCTCGGCGATGGCGTCACGGGGCACCGCCGGCTCGGCCGGGCCGGCCTCGGGCAGCGGTACGGTCGGGCGGGCCTGCTTGCGGCGGATGCGGTCCAGGCAGGCGTTGACCACGATCCGGTGCAACCAGGTGGTCACCTGGGATTCGGCGCGGAACGACGAAGCGTTGCGGAAGGCCGAGATCATCGCGTCCTGGAGCGCATCGGCGGCGTCTTCGGGGTCGCGCATGGTGCGCAGCGCAACAGCCCACAGCCGATCCCGATGTCGGCGGAAGAGCTCGGAGAACGCGTGTGGATCTCCGTTGGTATGCGCCGCGATGAGTTCGGCGTCCGATCTCACGGGGACAGACACGGTACAGCACTCTACTGATCGTGAGTGCGGACACACCCGCCACACTGACGAGTGGATCGTCGAACCTGGTCAGACGACGGACGGTGTCACCGGACGTGGCGTTGCGGCCCCCACCGAGACCGGACGGTCAGGCCGCGCTGCCGGAAGCGGTGATCTCGTTGATCCGGGCCTGGAACCCGCCGCCGCTGGACGGCAGCTGGGTGAACAGCACCAGGACCTCCTGGGCGGCCGAGTCGCTGGAGAGCGCGATCGTGGTCTGCCCCGCGTTCAGCTGCGCCTGGCCGATCACCTTGGCGTCGGTCAGGTCCGCCGAACCACCGACCTGCCGGACCTCGACCTGGGCCCCGGCGCTCGGCGAGTCGATGACGAGCTCCCGCAGCACCGCCGGGTGGGCGAGCCGGAGCACTGCGCCGGTGCCGTCGCTGATGCCGCCCGGCCCCAGCTGCTGGCGGTACTCCGCCGTCGACCAGTAGGTCCCGGGGTCGCCGTCGAAGAGGTACGGGATGCGGTTCGGGGTGTCCGGCTGCCCGTTGGTGTTGTACGCCTGGGCGCCGGTGATCTGCACCGGGACCGCCGGCGGCTTCTCCTCGCCGCCCGGGTGGTTGCCCGCCTCGCCGATGACCTGGCCGGTGCCGCTGTTGCGGCCGGAGTCGGTGAACACGCCGATGAGCGAGGTCGCGATCCAGGCGACCACGAGCAGGGTGGCCACCGCCAGCACGCCGACGCTGATCGCCAGCTTCTTGCGCTTGGTCTCGTCGGGCTTGGGGTCCTCGCGCCGCCAGACCTCGTTGGTGTCGTTGGCCGGAGCGCCCTGCCCGGGGGAGCCGGGCGCGTCGTGGGTGGCGTGCTGCTCCAGGACGCGGAGCACCGCTGCCCCGGTGCGGACCCCGCCGGTGGTGCCGGTGGAGTCCGGGTTGCCCAGGGCGCGCACCGCGACGGTGGACAGCTCCAGCGGCACGGTCGGGCGCAGCGTGCGCGGCGCGACCACGGTGCCGTCCGGACCGGTCGGGGCGGTGGGCAGGCCCTTCGGCGCGTCGCCGAGCGCCCACCGGCCGGTGAGCAGCAGGTACAGCGCGGCGCCGAGGCCGCGCACGTCGTCGCTGGAGGTGGCGTGCGCCATCGGTCCGGGGAAGGCCATGCGGATCTCGCCGTCCGGCGTCACCCGGATCCGCTGCGGGTGGTCGGCGCCGAGCACGAGGCCGGCGTGGTGCGCCGCCTCGACCGCGGCGGCCAGCGGCTGGAGCAGGCGGGCCGCGGTGCCGGGCGGCAGCGGGCCCTCGGCGACCAGGTCGAGCAGGTCGGTGCCGTGCGTCCACTCGGCGATCACGATGCCGAGGACGCCGTCCGGATCGCCTGAGGACTGCGTGACGACGTCGAGGACGCGGGCCACGCCGACGTGGTTGAACGTGCTGGCGTGCATGGCGCGTTCGAGCGTGCGCCGTGCGGCGGACGCGGCCTCGGCGTCCGCCCGGTCCCCGACCAGGATCGTCAGCGCGACGTCACGGCCCAGCACGCCGTCCTTGGCGCGCCACAGCTGCGCGTTGCAGCGCTCGTCCGCGCCGATCCGGGAAAGGAGCCGGTAGCGGCCGTGGTCCAACACGCGGCCCGGGGTCAGCACCTGCTCGGCCGAACCCTCGTCGCCGGAATCGTCGCGGTCCGCAGCGATCTGCTCGGTGGGTGGTTTGCTGGTCACCTTCCCTCTCCCGCTCCTCCCGGTCCGCCAAGGGGTGCGTCCCACCCCCCTTCCCCGCACGGGAGGAGACTTCGCCTTCGAGGGTACGTGACGCGAAAGTCAGCGACGACGCAGCAAACCGGTGAGCCGCCCGATGGCGGGCTGCAGTTCGGCCACCCGCAGCACCGACATGAGCCCGAAGATCGAACCGAGGCCGACGGCGGCGCCCACGACGAGCTGCAACCACCCGGTCCCCGCGCCCGCGGGGCCGGGGACGAGCGCGTCCACACCGGTCACGCTGCCCCAGCACAGCAGTCCACCCACGACGGACGCGACCGTCGTCTTCGCCAGCGTCACCAGGAACCGGCGGCTGCCCAGCGGGCCCAGCCGGTGCCGCAGCCAGACCTCGCCGACCAGCCACCCGACGATGAAGGTGAACGAGTTGACGAAGGTCAGCCCGTAGACGATCTGGTCGGGCTCCAGCACCACCGGCAGCGCCACGGCCATGAGCACCTTGGCGGCCGTCATCACGACCATGATCAGCGTCGGCGTGCGCGCGTCGTTGAGCGCGTTGAACGTGCGCATCTGCATCATCGTCAGCGCGTACGGCAGGACGCCGAAGGCGGAGACGGCCAGGGCCACGCCGAGCGTGGTGGCCTGACCGGACATGTCGTGCTTGACCGCGAACAGCGCCAGCGACAGCGGCACACCGAGCGCGGTCATCACCGCGCTGACCGGCAGCAGGGTCACGGTGGACAGCCGGTTGCCCAGCGACAGGTCGTCGACGACCTTCGCGTGGTCGCCGTCCGCGGCGGCGGCGCTCATCCGCGGCAGGATCGCGGTCATGATCGAGAACCCGATGACCCCGTACGGCAGCTGCAGCAGCATCCACACGTAGCTGTAGGTCGACCAGGCGCCCACGGCGTGCTCACTGGCCACCCGGCTCAGCGCGATGAGGCCGAGCTGGCTGACCGCGACGTAGCCGAGCATCCACAGCGCGAGGCCGCCGAACTCCGACAGCCGCCGGTCCCAGCCCCACCGCCAGCGCAGCCGGAACCCGGTCTTGCGCATCGCGGGCAGCTGGACCAGGGCCTGGCAGACCACGCCGAGCGTGACGCCGATGCCCAGCACCAGCAGCTGCGGGTCGGACATCGACACCGGGTCCAGCGAGATCTCGCCCGGCATCAGCGCCAGCGCACCGATGGTCACGATGACCACGAGGTTGTTCACCACCGGCGCCCAGGCCGGCGGGCTGAAGACCTGCTTGGACTGCAGGACCGCGCCGACCAGCGCGCTGAGGCCGTAGAAGAAGATCTGCGGCAGCAGCAGGTAGGCGAACGCGGTGACCAGGTCCCGGTTGGAGTTGTCCGACTCGGAGACCAGCACCACGGTCAGCAGCGGGGCGGCCACCATCGCCAGCAGCGTGCCCACCGCGAGCACCACGGCCGCCAGCGTCATCAGCTGCTGCACGAACCGCTCGCCGCCGTCGTCGTCGCCCTTCCGGGCGCGCACCAGGACCGGCACCACGACGCTGGTCAGGACGCCGCCGATGAGCAGCTCGAAGAGCATGTTCGGCAGCGTGTTGGCCACGTTGAACGAGTCGTTGACGACCCCGAAGCCGATCACCCCGGCCAGCAGCAGCTTCCACAGGAAACCGGTGATCCGGCTGGTCAGGGTCGCGATGGCCATCGAACCGCCGGCCTTGAGCAGGGACGGCTTGCCCGGCGAGACCGGGCGGATGACCTGGGTCTGCTCGGTGGCCTGCTCCGCCGCCTGGTCCATGCCGGGCTCGGGCGGCACCGCGGCGATCGGCTGGGTCTCCGCGACGTGCCACCCGCGCGGCGGGGCGGTGTCCGGCCGCCGGATCGGCACGGTGGGGTGCGTTCCGGGCGGCGGGGCACCTCGGCCCGGCTGCACGGCATCCCTGTCTCGGTTCACTGCCTCAGTCCTTCGCCCGCGCGGGAACGACCCGCCGGTCCTGTCGACTCCGCGGAGTGCCACCCCGACGGGTGACGGGATGGCACTCCGCCCAGGATCTCAGCTCGAGTTCCGATCACCGTCGGTGGTGGCGATCGGCGCGGTTTCCGGCGCGTCCGTGGTGCTCTCCCCCGATCGGGGCTCCTCGGTCCGCTCCCCGTTGCGGCGCTGCTGCCTGGCCCGGAACCGGGTGATGATCCGCCGCCCGGACATCAGCACCAGCAGGGCACCGGCGCTCAGCGTGATGATCAGGATCAACGGGCCGTAGTTGCCGGACTTGTACGGCAGGCGCTTGGTGCTGCCGAACTGGGTGCCGTCCTTGGTGGTCATCGTGACGTCGAGGAAGAAGGTGCCGGCCCGCTGCGCCGTGGTCTGCAGCCAGAACACCCGCCGCCCGTTCGCCGGGATGGTCGCCACGTCACCGAAGTCGTCCTGCACCTGCACGCCCGGCACCGGCGGGATGCGGAACACCACCTCGACCGTGATCGGCAGGTCGTTGGCCACGGTCAGCGGGGTCGGGCTGTCCGGCGAGGCGCCGACCAGCTGGGTCTGCGACTCCTCGATGCGGACCTTGCTGAAGATGTCCTCGATGGTCCCGCGGGCCAGGTCCACCCAGTGGCCCGCGGTGTCGGGCCTCCCGCGCCACGCGCTGGACGCACCGCGCAGCAGGCCGTTGACCAGCGGCGTGGTGATCCGGCCCGGTTCCACGTCGATGGACGGGTCCCGCCGGGACGACCGGTACAGGTCGCCGACCTTGAAGTTCTGCGCGGCCAGCTCCTCCAGCACCGGCTGCGCCACCTCCGCCGAGCCGGCCTCCACCGGGTAGCTCAGGTCGGCCTCGGGCAGCGTGTCGGGCTCCGGCTCGGGCAGCGGCACGGGGCGCAGCAGCCCGGCGTCGGTGAGCCGCTTCATGCCGTCGAGCAGGTTGCGCACGTCGTCACCGCGGAGGTTCCAGCGGCGCGGCGGCACCATGACCGAGGTGGCGCTGCCGACCGAGCCCTGCGTCGACCGGAACAGCAGGGCGCCGAGCGCGTTCTGCGTCGACTCCAGCTGCCCGGCCGGCGGGGAGAAGTCGGTGGTCCGCCGCCCGGTGTTGCGCAGCGGGTCGAGCGCGGTGGTCAGCAGCGGGTCGATCGGCACCGCGGACATGTCGCGGCCGCGCAGCCGCACCGGGTCCAGCGACCCGGCCGGGATGTCCAGCGCGTGCGGCTCCATGAGCAGGGTGTCGGGCAGGTCGCCGCTGGCCGGGTCGGCGAGCGCCCCCTCGACGGGCCACAGCACGTCGCGCGGTTCGGCCCCGAGCAGGCTCTTGTCCCTGAGCAGGTCGGCGCCGTCCATCGCGATGTCGACCAGGTCGGGCAGCCCGGCGCGGGACAGCGCCGCCAGGTCGGCGTCGGCGTAGGGCAGCGCGACCACGCACCGGCCCGAGGTGGCTTCCCGCAGCTTGGACAGCCACAGCTCGGCCGCGCGGGAGCCGATGCCCTCGGTGGTCGGGCCGCCCGGCTGCCCCACCTGGTAGCGGCCCTGCATGGCGCGGACGGTGATGAGCAGGTCCGGGTCGATGGCGAAGCACAGCGCGCTGCCCAGCGGCGATCCCGCGGGCGCGCTGTCGGTGACCGCCTGCAGCAGGTCGTACAGCCGCCCGCCGGGGGCCAGCGAGGTGGACAACGTGTCGTCGACCAGCTTCGGCGGCAGGCCGGGCAGCGCCTCCCGCACCAACCGCGGGTGGTCGACGATCGGCACCAGCATGCTGACGTTCGTGGCGTGCCCGGGCGGCGGTGCGGGACGACCGGGGGCGCTGAGCACCGGGAGCAGGAAGGTGGACTCGGCGATCCGCGCGCGGCCGCCGACGTCCGGCGCGCCGTTGACGTTGACCAGCAGCGGGTAGACGCCGGGATCGGTGATCTGCAGGGAGCCCGGGCCGGTCAGCGGGACGTGCAGTTCGACGGGGACCTGCTGCCCGGGGGCGAGGGAGTCCGCGACCGGGCTGAAGGCCGTCTCGGTGGCGGTGGGTGTCGCGCTGCGCATGGCGCGCTGCACGGCCGGTTCATCGGCGGCCGGGGCGCCGCGCTGCACGCGGGCTTCGACGTTCGTGATCTGGCTGTCGCTGGTGTTGGTCAACCGGCCGGTGATGACGACCTCGCCGGGCCCGCCGTCGGCGACCACCGACGGAGTGACCTTGGTCACGTCCAGTCGCACCTGGTCGTCGTCCTGGGCCGCCGCCGGAGGGGCCAGGCCCGTCGGGAGACCTGCGAAGACCAGCACCGCGATCAGCGCGGCCAGCAGAAACCTCACCCTGGCTCCGTCCCGCTGCCTCGCGCCGGGCGGACCCAGAAGCGGTCGCCCGTCCTGTCCGCACCGTCGCCGCGCAGGCTCAGCGCGCGGCGGACCAGCCGACGCTCGTCGGCGTAGGCCAGCACCTCGTCCAGTTCACCAAGCGGCACCCACGCCACCTCGGTGACCTCCACGTCCTCGTCGGAAAGCTCACCACCCACCGCGTCCAGCAGGAAGTGGTGCACGGTCTTGTGTACGCGCCGGTTGCCCGCGACGAACCAGTAGTCGATGGTGCCGATCGGGCTCACGACCCGACCGATGATGCCGGTCTCCTCGGCGACCTCGCGCACCGCCGTCTGCTCCGGGGTCTCACCAGCCTCGATGTGCCCCTTCGGCAGCGACCACAGGAGCCGGCCCTTGCGGTCCAGCCTCCCGATGATGGCAGCGAGCCCTTCGCGGCCGTTCACCACCAGTCCCCCGGCGGAGGTCTCGTCGACGGTCCGCAGCCTGCGCCGCCGGCGTCGGTTCCGACGCCCCGGCTGGGCACCGCCGGAGCGGCCGGGCGACGGGGGCATGCCGCCGATGGTAGTGCGATCAGGGGGTCGAGTGGGGGCGGTCGTCTTGCGTGGCGGGACACCTGTCCTGCACTCCGGGTGCCCGCGGCCCTCGGCGCGCGGGGCGCTGAACTGCCGCTCGGCGTCGTCCGCGCAGGTCCGCGACCGGGCACGCGCGCCCGGGGCGTGGTCGCCACACGGGTGATGGGGCGGGGGCCGAGGTCGATATCCTGGTCCATCATGTCGTCCTCCCCCTCGCACCACGACTCCGCCGCGTCCGCCGAGCTGCAGGCGCGGGAACGCCAGGCGCAGCGCAACGCCGTGGTCGAGCTCGTGCGGGTGGCGCCCGTCGCGGAGGAGCTGGGCGAGCGGTTCACCGCCGCCGGCCACCGGCTGTACCTGGTCGGCGGCAGCGTGCGGGACGCCCTGCTGGGACGGCTCGGCACCGACCTGGACTTCACCACCGACGCGCGGCCCGAGCGGGTGCGCGAGCTGCTGAGCGGGTGGGCCGAGACGATCTGGGACACCGGGATCGAGTTCGGCACGCTCGGCGCGTACCGGCACGGGACGACGGTGGAGATCACCACGTTCCGCGCCGACACCTACGACCGGGTGGGGCGCAACCCCGAGGTGGACTTCGGCGACACCATCGAGGGCGACCTGGTGCGCCGCGACTTCACCGTGAACGCGATGGCCATCGAGCTGCCGAGCCGGTCGTTCGTCGACCTGCACGACGGAATGGCCGACCTGGTGGCGCGGCGGCTGGACACCCCGGCCGCCCCGGAGGACTCCTTCGCCGACGACCCGCTGCGCATGCTGCGCGCCGCCCGGTTCGTCTCCCAGCTCGGGTTCACCGCCAGCGACCGGGTGGTGCGGGCGATGACCGACATGGCCGGTGAGATCGCGCGGATCACCCCGGAGCGGGTGCAGGTGGAGCTGTCGAAGCTGCTGTGCGGCGAGTTCCCGCGGCGCGGTGTCGAGCTGCTGGTGGACACCGGGCTGGCCGACCACGTGCTGCCCGAGCTGCCCGCGATGAAGCTGGAGATCGACGAGCACCACCAGCACAAGGACGTCTACCGGCACTCGCTGACGGTGCTGGACCAGGCGATCGACCTGGAGCGGGCGGCCGACCCGGACGGCGAGCCGGACCTGGTGCTGCGGCTGGCCGCGCTGCTGCACGACATCGGCAAGCCGGCGACCCGGCGCTTCGAGCCGGGCGGTGGGGTGAGCTTCCACCACCACGAGGTGGTCGGCGCGAAGATGGCCCGCAAGCGGCTGCGCGCGCTGCGCTACCCCAAGGACGTCATCAACCAGGTCTCCGACCTGGTGTACCTGCACCTGCGGTTCCACGGCTACAGCGACGGCCAGTGGACGGACTCGGCGGTGCGGCGCTACGTCAACGACGCGGGCCCGCTGCTGCCCCGGCTGCACAAGCTGGTGCGCGCCGACTGCACGACGCGCAACAAGCGGAAGGCGGCGGCGCTGCAGCGCGCCTACGACGACCTCGAGGAGCGCATCGCCCGGATCGCGGCCGAGGAGGACCTGGCGAAGGTCCGGCCCGACCTGGACGGCAACGAGATCATGCAGCTGCTCGGCGTCGACCCCGGCCCGGTGGTCGGCAAGGCCTGGAAGCACCTGAAGGAGCTGCGTCTGGACCGCGGGCCGCTGTCCCGCGAGGAGGCCGTCGAGGAGCTCTACCGGTGGGCCGAGGAGCAGGGCATCGAGGTCCCGCGTTCCTGACACCGCAGGTCAGCGGTTTGTTAATAATATCCGTTGTTCACCATCCACTGTTGCTAGCGAGTGGTGATCACTGATTGCTACGTCCGCTCGTGATCAGGGCGGCAATCTTCGCGCTGCGAGGGTCCGTGCGCGGGCAACCAGTGAGATCATGCGGAGGTGGGATCAGACGCGGACGTGGAACCGGGGATGCTGCTCGTCGCCGCCCCGCAGCTGCTGGACCAGAACTTCCGGCGCACCGTCGTGTACGTCATACACCACCGCGCCGAGGGGACCCTGGGCGTCGTGCTGAACCGGCCGAGCGAGGTCACGGTGCACGAGGTGCTGCCGAGGTGGGGCGAGCACGCGAGCGAGCCGCAGGCCTTGTTCGTCGGGGGTCCGGTCGAGCAGCGCACCGCGATCTGCCTCGCCGCGCTCCGCGCCGGTGAGGACACCGGGACGATCGCCGGGATGGTCGGGGTGCGCGGCCCGGTCGGGCTGGTCGACCTCGACGGCGACCCCGCGGAGCTGGTGCCGAAGGCGCGCGGGCTGCGCTTCTTCGCCGGCTACGCGGGCTGGGAGCCGGGCCAGCTGGCGGGCGAGATCAGCCGCGGCGACTGGATCGTGGTGCCTGCCCTGCCGGACGACGTGATCGCCGACCCCAGCACCGAGCTGTGGAGCCGGGTGCTCCGCCGCCAGGGCCCGCCGCTGGCCTTCCTCGCCACCCACCCCGGCGACGTCCGGCTCAACTGACCCGGCCTCTCCACAGCTCGCCGGGAGTTGTCCCCAACTCGTCCCCACTTCTCCACAACCCTGTGGACAACTCCCTGTGGAGAACCGCGGCCACGGGCGGAGCCGGGGCTCGGGGACGTGCGGGCGCCTGCGGTCAGAGCCAGTGGTTGCGGCGGAAGGTGGTGTAGAGGACAGCGCAGACGGCGAGGATCACCGCGAGCGCCAGCGGGTAGCCGAACGTCCAGTTCAGCTCCGGCATGTGCCGGAAGTTCATCCCGTAGATCCCGCCGACGGTGGTGGGCACCAGCGCGATGGCCGCCCACGCCGAGATCTTGCGCATGTCCTCGTTCTGCCAGAGCCCGGCCCGGGCGAACTGCGCGTCCAGCGCGGAGGTCAGCAGCTCGTCGCAGGACTCCAGCTCGCGACCGACGCGCAGCACGCGGTGCGCCACGTCGCGGACGTGCTGCCGGAGCTGGTCGGGATCGCTGTCCTCCGGCTGGACGATCCGGTGCGCCACGGGCTCCAGCGGTTCCACCGCGTCGCGGGCCTCGAGGACCTCGCGCTTGAGCGCGTACAGGTCCGGCGTCACGTCGTCCCGGCCGGGGGCGAACACGCGCTGCTCCAGCCGGGTCAGGTCGGCGCGGAGCTCGCTCGCGATGGTCAGGTAGTCGCCCACGACGACGTCCACGAGCAGGTAGGCGAGCGCGCGCGGCCCGGCGCCGAGCAGCTCCGGGTGGTCGGCGGCCCGGCGGTGCACCTCGGGGGTCGGGTCCTCGGCGCCGTGCACGACGGTGATGAGCACCGACGGGGTCAGGAAGAGGACCACGTCACCGGTGCTGACCGACGAGGTGGCCTCCGCGTAGCCGAGCACCTTGAGGACCAGGTGGTCGCAGTGCGCGTAGTGCTCGGCCCGCGCCCGCTGGTGCGGGTGCGCCGCGTGGTGCACCGCCAGGTGCGGGAGCTGGAGCACGCGCGCCGCGGCGCGCAGCACGTCGAGCTGTCCCGGCGGCACCTCCAGCCACAGGAAGCTGCCGTCCGGGACGGTGCGCAGGGCGTCGAGCACCTCGTCCTCGGGGATGGCCGAGGACCCGCAGACGTGGAAGCGCGTGCACCGCACCATGCAGGTCACGGTGCCACGCGAGCCGCCGTCCGGCCCGGTTGCGCGTCAGTCGCGGGAGAGCGCGCTGCAGCAGCCGCAGGAGCAGCCGCCGCACCCGGCCGCCGCCGGGGCGGGCACCGCTTCGGCCGCGCGGTTGCCGACCACGCCACCCACGGTCATCAGCACGAACGCCCCCACCAGGCCGAGCACGGCGATCATGACGACGGAGAACGTCGAGGCCAGCATCGGCAGCGAGACCCCGGCCAGCACGGCCGCCGCACCGCCGGCGAGCATCGCGGGCCCGGCCGCCCGGTTGGCGACCTCGAACGCCTGGTCGCTGCTCATGGCGGCGGGGGTGCGGACACCGACGTAGCGGTTGCGGGGCAGCTGCCCACGCAGCCCCCGGAAGCCGAGCAGCAGCAGGGCCGCCCCGCCGAGGACCAAGATCGCGCAGAGGATCACCTGAACAGCGAGCACCTCCCCAGCGTAGGAGAGCACCCGACTTGACCTGCGTCACGGTGCCGTTCCGGGCCGGACCGGCCCCGCGCTGAGCTGCTGTGGACAAAGCGGTTGGCGTGCTCCGCTACCCTGGTGG
This region of Saccharopolyspora hordei genomic DNA includes:
- the murJ gene encoding murein biosynthesis integral membrane protein MurJ, with protein sequence MNRDRDAVQPGRGAPPPGTHPTVPIRRPDTAPPRGWHVAETQPIAAVPPEPGMDQAAEQATEQTQVIRPVSPGKPSLLKAGGSMAIATLTSRITGFLWKLLLAGVIGFGVVNDSFNVANTLPNMLFELLIGGVLTSVVVPVLVRARKGDDDGGERFVQQLMTLAAVVLAVGTLLAMVAAPLLTVVLVSESDNSNRDLVTAFAYLLLPQIFFYGLSALVGAVLQSKQVFSPPAWAPVVNNLVVIVTIGALALMPGEISLDPVSMSDPQLLVLGIGVTLGVVCQALVQLPAMRKTGFRLRWRWGWDRRLSEFGGLALWMLGYVAVSQLGLIALSRVASEHAVGAWSTYSYVWMLLQLPYGVIGFSIMTAILPRMSAAAADGDHAKVVDDLSLGNRLSTVTLLPVSAVMTALGVPLSLALFAVKHDMSGQATTLGVALAVSAFGVLPYALTMMQMRTFNALNDARTPTLIMVVMTAAKVLMAVALPVVLEPDQIVYGLTFVNSFTFIVGWLVGEVWLRHRLGPLGSRRFLVTLAKTTVASVVGGLLCWGSVTGVDALVPGPAGAGTGWLQLVVGAAVGLGSIFGLMSVLRVAELQPAIGRLTGLLRRR
- the trxB gene encoding thioredoxin-disulfide reductase codes for the protein MTGDVRNVIIVGSGPAGYTAAVYAARAELEPLVFEGTQFGGALMTTTDVENYPGFKDGIMGPDLMEQMRSQAERFGAELRAEDVERLDLTGEVKTVLANGVEYRAKAVILAMGAAARYLGVPGEERLLGHGVSACATCDGFFFRDQDIAVVGGGDSAMEEATFLTRFARSVTIIHRRDEFRASKIMLERARGNDKIKWLTNKTVTEVLGEGSVSGLTLRDTVTGETSELAVTGMFVAIGHDPRSELVRDQVTVDDEGYVQVQQPTTHTGVPGVFAAGDLVDRTYRQAITAAGSGCAAAIDAERWLAEHDTPAAEVATELVGGGYGAAN
- the sigM gene encoding RNA polymerase sigma factor SigM; the protein is MSVPVRSDAELIAAHTNGDPHAFSELFRRHRDRLWAVALRTMRDPEDAADALQDAMISAFRNASSFRAESQVTTWLHRIVVNACLDRIRRKQARPTVPLPEAGPAEPAVPRDAIAEQDTKMAVQDALAELPEDQRTAIVLVDVEGYSVAEAAAVFGIAEGTVKSRCARGRAKLAKLLGHLRNPSADANVPDDAIAMRRREGR
- a CDS encoding protein kinase family protein, yielding MTSKPPTEQIAADRDDSGDEGSAEQVLTPGRVLDHGRYRLLSRIGADERCNAQLWRAKDGVLGRDVALTILVGDRADAEAASAARRTLERAMHASTFNHVGVARVLDVVTQSSGDPDGVLGIVIAEWTHGTDLLDLVAEGPLPPGTAARLLQPLAAAVEAAHHAGLVLGADHPQRIRVTPDGEIRMAFPGPMAHATSSDDVRGLGAALYLLLTGRWALGDAPKGLPTAPTGPDGTVVAPRTLRPTVPLELSTVAVRALGNPDSTGTTGGVRTGAAVLRVLEQHATHDAPGSPGQGAPANDTNEVWRREDPKPDETKRKKLAISVGVLAVATLLVVAWIATSLIGVFTDSGRNSGTGQVIGEAGNHPGGEEKPPAVPVQITGAQAYNTNGQPDTPNRIPYLFDGDPGTYWSTAEYRQQLGPGGISDGTGAVLRLAHPAVLRELVIDSPSAGAQVEVRQVGGSADLTDAKVIGQAQLNAGQTTIALSSDSAAQEVLVLFTQLPSSGGGFQARINEITASGSAA
- a CDS encoding anti-sigma factor family protein — its product is MSGEHRRAGAPQGPPWSLDQLADLHAGVLDEQTAEELRNQVQDDPEAQEILAALEATSADLAALPSLTIPDDVSARIEAALEDEVRAWTEQQQTAAPTAPAGGGQVVDFAAAKQRRRRRFTLGAGLVGVAAAAAAVVFAVLPTGTRDSGVPQAQPPAPAPGSKPPLALQGGQVHLTGPQFADALTSQQYLGALNEPQQLLGCLQANGVTSGKPLGAREITLDGRPAQLLVLPTGEAGRFRLLTVAPDCGPDNPATISDSTFGG
- the trxA gene encoding thioredoxin, producing MAGNTVTVDANSFKSEVLESDKPVLVDFWATWCGPCKMVAPVLEEIAAEHGDKITVAKLDIDQNPSISRDYQVMSVPTLLLFKDGQPVKQIVGAKPKAALLSDLADYL